From the Acaryochloris thomasi RCC1774 genome, one window contains:
- a CDS encoding YqiA/YcfP family alpha/beta fold hydrolase: protein MNYLYLHGFASGPQSQKAQYLCDRIQSLGFSLQIPDLNQDDFLHLTLSRQIQQVHQILDTATPWTIIGSSFGGLTAAWVAQRQPAVQQLILLAPAFGFLNHWLPILGEAQRQQWQEQGTLAVYHHSAQQALPLSYRFFEDLSTYRDDELQRPVPTLILHGTQDTTIPITASEKYAVQRSGTRLIPLETDHAMTDALEQIWTEMKPLIKDDNHLSGNG, encoded by the coding sequence ATGAATTATCTGTACTTGCACGGCTTTGCTTCGGGGCCGCAGTCTCAGAAAGCGCAATATCTTTGTGATCGCATCCAATCCCTCGGCTTCAGCCTTCAGATCCCTGACCTAAATCAGGATGATTTTTTACACCTGACCCTTTCCCGCCAGATCCAGCAAGTTCATCAGATTTTGGATACAGCAACCCCCTGGACAATCATCGGCTCTAGCTTTGGCGGACTAACGGCAGCATGGGTGGCTCAGCGACAGCCTGCTGTGCAGCAGCTTATTCTATTGGCTCCCGCCTTCGGCTTTCTCAATCACTGGCTCCCGATTCTGGGCGAAGCTCAGCGGCAGCAGTGGCAGGAGCAGGGAACCTTAGCGGTCTATCATCACAGCGCTCAGCAAGCCTTGCCGCTGAGCTACCGATTTTTTGAAGACCTCTCAACCTATCGAGATGACGAGCTACAGCGCCCTGTCCCCACCCTGATTCTGCATGGAACCCAAGACACCACGATTCCAATCACCGCAAGTGAGAAATATGCCGTTCAGCGATCTGGAACCAGACTCATCCCCCTTGAAACTGACCACGCCATGACCGATGCCCTCGAACAGATCTGGACTGAGATGAAGCCCCTGATCAAGGATGACAACCACCTGTCGGGCAACGGCTAG
- a CDS encoding transporter: MSGGLITLVFPKLSWAETPSFPQPRSTSPEPTLTSTAETVTSTSPNSASQNVQDLQPANLEVRSVENIADAAHLFGSAPQAINPQIHAEEINAIETPAISPEVSFSPLTMSGTEHPFSDASSERRLSEVLAAGFQNATLLADAPNDPEGDEAGTRSNKWDPGRPDSHAPIGVMGDHTHSKSEVMLSYRYMRMGMSGNLDGRNNLTPEEVLADFQITPLRMTTEMHMFGAMYAPTDELTLMVMAPYVIKSMDHLTRMGTNFTTNSEGFGDIRLSGLYKVFDRSNQRIHFNAGISFPTGSISEKDATPAGPNQVLPYPMQTGSGTFNLMPGITYLGQAGSWSWGGQGMGTIRLGRNVQEYRLGNQLSLTAWGARKWSKSISTSLRLKGRILGNNVGEDPRLAPGNLLEPPLIPTIDPELRGGSRVDLSVGLNFLAQKGFLKGHRFALEAGLPIFQSLSGPQLENDFTITVGWQKAFKP; this comes from the coding sequence GTGAGTGGTGGTTTAATTACCCTAGTGTTTCCCAAATTGAGTTGGGCTGAAACACCGTCCTTTCCTCAGCCTCGCTCAACTTCACCAGAGCCGACGCTAACTTCTACAGCTGAGACGGTTACCTCAACAAGTCCTAACTCAGCCTCGCAGAATGTGCAGGATTTACAGCCAGCCAATCTAGAAGTGCGTTCGGTGGAGAATATCGCCGATGCTGCTCACCTCTTCGGCTCTGCTCCTCAAGCAATCAATCCTCAGATTCATGCTGAAGAAATCAATGCGATAGAGACTCCGGCAATATCTCCAGAGGTTAGCTTCTCGCCCCTAACAATGTCAGGGACGGAGCATCCCTTCAGTGACGCTTCATCAGAACGCCGACTTTCTGAAGTGTTGGCCGCAGGGTTCCAAAACGCAACCCTGCTAGCGGATGCCCCTAACGATCCGGAAGGAGACGAAGCCGGAACTCGCAGCAACAAATGGGATCCAGGCCGTCCTGACAGTCACGCTCCTATCGGGGTGATGGGCGACCATACCCACAGCAAAAGCGAAGTTATGCTGTCCTATCGCTATATGCGGATGGGGATGAGCGGGAATCTAGACGGCAGGAATAATCTCACTCCCGAGGAAGTTTTGGCCGACTTTCAGATCACTCCGCTCCGGATGACCACTGAGATGCATATGTTCGGGGCCATGTATGCGCCAACGGATGAGCTGACGCTGATGGTGATGGCTCCCTACGTGATCAAAAGCATGGATCACCTCACGCGGATGGGCACGAACTTTACTACTAACTCTGAAGGGTTTGGTGATATTCGTTTGTCGGGGCTATACAAAGTCTTTGATCGCAGTAATCAACGAATACATTTCAACGCTGGCATTAGCTTCCCGACTGGCTCCATTAGTGAGAAAGATGCAACGCCTGCTGGCCCAAATCAGGTCTTGCCCTACCCGATGCAGACCGGGTCTGGCACGTTTAATTTGATGCCTGGTATCACTTATCTCGGTCAAGCTGGCAGTTGGTCTTGGGGTGGTCAGGGAATGGGCACGATTCGTCTGGGCCGCAATGTCCAAGAGTACCGACTCGGGAACCAGCTTAGCTTGACCGCTTGGGGTGCCCGCAAATGGTCAAAGTCTATCAGTACATCATTACGGCTGAAGGGACGAATCTTAGGCAATAACGTCGGCGAAGATCCCCGTTTAGCGCCGGGGAACCTATTAGAGCCACCGCTGATTCCTACTATTGATCCAGAGTTGCGGGGTGGTTCTCGGGTTGATCTGAGTGTGGGACTCAATTTTCTTGCTCAAAAGGGATTTCTCAAGGGGCATCGCTTTGCTCTGGAAGCAGGACTGCCTATCTTCCAGTCTCTCTCTGGGCCTCAGCTTGAGAATGATTTTACGATTACGGTGGGCTGGCAAAAGGCTTTTAAGCCCTAG
- a CDS encoding nucleotidyltransferase family protein, which translates to MRREQVINILKQYEQNIKDFGIRSVSVFGSVARDEAHLDSDIDILVDFLEAPTFDRYMDLKFYLEDCFGQSVDLVSYKMLKPQIRQAVEKEAIRVA; encoded by the coding sequence ATGAGAAGAGAACAAGTCATTAACATCCTGAAGCAATATGAACAGAATATCAAGGACTTCGGCATTAGATCTGTTTCTGTTTTCGGTTCGGTAGCCCGCGATGAAGCTCATCTAGATAGTGATATTGATATCCTTGTTGACTTTTTAGAAGCACCTACCTTTGATCGCTATATGGATCTTAAGTTTTACCTCGAAGACTGCTTTGGACAAAGTGTTGACTTAGTGAGCTACAAAATGCTGAAGCCTCAAATTCGGCAAGCTGTCGAGAAGGAAGCCATTCGTGTCGCGTAG
- a CDS encoding M14 family zinc carboxypeptidase — protein sequence MGTAQKGSVKSYWPLRLLSLRSKCVGVAMEWTDLKQLDNLILGTKALGTQIEEIGVSGEGRSLYGVTVGDKPATRTIVIIAGCHADEIIGPLAAVSMIQDLVRQPLLGVKFKIVPVVDPDFLHRNAEALPVTPTLHDLLSVNQNRDLEGHFTDKTYPECVAIRQWIQRSAQIDAYFSLHSAGLISPGLFFYVGSGTETRCVGHVADCVAAATPDYIPLLTHDPTGETQTVLSPGFLEVAIPNVEELDPEKPSNSLAFIAHHFQPQFIGVSEIPLAVCPALSNVSLSEIDQCNRRFSRTGHIDHAFQEISLDTQLFIIKTFIESVAQYIVTA from the coding sequence ATGGGAACAGCCCAGAAAGGGTCAGTAAAGTCATATTGGCCTTTGAGATTGCTATCTTTAAGAAGCAAATGTGTTGGTGTTGCAATGGAGTGGACTGATCTAAAGCAACTTGATAACCTTATTTTGGGAACCAAAGCTCTAGGCACACAGATCGAAGAAATTGGTGTTTCAGGTGAGGGAAGATCACTCTATGGAGTGACAGTAGGCGATAAACCTGCTACCCGTACAATCGTTATCATTGCAGGCTGTCATGCTGATGAGATTATTGGCCCACTTGCTGCTGTATCTATGATTCAAGACCTGGTACGACAGCCTCTTCTAGGTGTGAAATTTAAGATCGTACCAGTTGTTGATCCAGATTTTCTACATCGAAACGCAGAAGCATTACCAGTAACCCCTACTTTGCACGATTTGCTCAGCGTGAATCAAAACCGTGATCTAGAAGGGCACTTTACTGACAAAACTTACCCTGAATGCGTCGCTATTCGTCAGTGGATTCAACGATCTGCTCAGATTGACGCTTACTTTTCCTTGCACTCAGCAGGTTTAATTTCGCCAGGACTGTTTTTCTACGTGGGCAGTGGTACTGAGACGCGCTGTGTTGGTCATGTAGCAGATTGCGTTGCTGCTGCGACGCCCGACTACATTCCACTCTTGACTCATGATCCGACCGGAGAAACTCAAACAGTTTTGTCTCCAGGATTTCTAGAAGTGGCTATTCCTAATGTCGAAGAGCTAGATCCAGAAAAGCCTAGCAATTCTCTTGCCTTCATCGCGCATCACTTTCAGCCTCAGTTCATTGGAGTCTCGGAGATACCCTTGGCCGTCTGTCCTGCGCTAAGTAACGTTTCACTATCTGAAATTGATCAATGCAATCGTCGATTCAGTCGGACAGGCCATATCGACCATGCATTTCAAGAAATTAGCTTGGATACCCAATTGTTCATCATAAAAACTTTTATTGAATCTGTTGCTCAGTATATCGTTACCGCATAA
- a CDS encoding NACHT C-terminal helical domain 2-containing protein codes for MNDLNLIATPEGIRRAEIALIEMQLTKTKLAERLGLTRPPISKFFNGKTIRNENFVTICKTLGLDWRIVCGLQQIETVTDQAAQAPKDEDSLEKIIQNIRDDIRPRITRNHGKIKVLNLEKPIDLDDIYISINILEKVTRRKQLEFIEIMRRKPYDEVNLTYENVEVMIRQPIYPDDVDRFSRGPIKEKHVPILDAVRDYKNLLVLGKPGSGKTTLLKYLAVQCIRAGIKSQCIPILITLKEFSEAKGQPSLLEYIRQDFLDKERKYLEKLLINGNILILLDGLDEVYVSDISRVTTEIKKFSEKYIENSCIVTCRIAAEEHNLNFIDIEIDDLEDPEIKAFATKWFCRNKSKINADDFLKQLKSNSQILELAKTPKLLALLCLIFEDLGKFPHDRSRLYRDAVKTLVKQEKREKNGSTLYTELSIGQKEKLFSYIAYVSFVEEKYFFDVDYAKKIIKKFLIESSVPNLDRLDIDRFMNYIQAQNGLIVERAHEVYSFSHLTFHEYFVSREIVESTHRELLLLNLSRKILESRWKEVILLVSEMIPEIDTFLLNIKHVIDNSISEDQDIQKFVKWIYKRASHESDLYKKAAIRAFYWGTVGYGCCYAEEIAHAFELNYSSFSNLDSILIFLLLRSKSLDTQGLWDLWAETNLFDYNRAAWSRELIQAIDVALSLLYDLDYSVWSALQKLRENLTEFESSDSDTVWDEWWQSNGSSWVSKLNVALTSYLEADIYGIHSGFNNAQTNSIIKYLEANAILVACLKKSSDTNSTVREEIENTLLLPIIEIKSYKSFKKKDIKQ; via the coding sequence ATGAACGATCTCAACCTTATCGCTACGCCTGAAGGAATTCGGCGGGCTGAGATTGCCCTGATAGAGATGCAGTTAACTAAGACCAAGTTGGCAGAGCGACTGGGATTAACTCGTCCACCAATAAGCAAGTTTTTCAATGGCAAGACGATTAGAAATGAGAACTTTGTGACGATTTGCAAGACATTAGGGCTTGACTGGCGGATCGTGTGCGGTCTGCAACAGATTGAGACAGTTACTGATCAAGCAGCTCAAGCTCCTAAAGATGAAGATTCACTTGAGAAGATTATTCAGAATATTCGAGATGATATTCGGCCAAGAATCACAAGAAATCACGGGAAAATAAAAGTTTTAAATCTTGAAAAGCCTATTGACTTAGATGATATCTATATCAGCATTAATATCCTGGAAAAGGTAACTAGACGTAAACAACTAGAATTCATCGAAATAATGAGGAGAAAGCCATACGACGAAGTCAATCTAACATACGAAAACGTCGAAGTTATGATTCGACAGCCAATATATCCTGATGATGTCGATCGTTTCAGTCGTGGCCCAATTAAGGAGAAACACGTACCAATTTTAGATGCAGTTAGAGATTACAAGAATCTATTAGTTCTGGGAAAGCCTGGATCTGGAAAAACAACTTTACTGAAGTATCTTGCAGTTCAGTGTATTAGAGCAGGAATTAAATCTCAATGCATTCCCATACTCATAACTTTAAAAGAATTTTCTGAAGCCAAGGGTCAGCCTAGCTTATTAGAATATATACGCCAAGATTTTCTAGATAAAGAGAGAAAATATCTCGAAAAGCTTCTAATCAACGGGAATATATTGATTCTATTAGATGGATTAGATGAGGTTTATGTTTCTGATATATCTAGAGTGACGACAGAGATAAAGAAATTCTCAGAAAAATACATCGAGAATAGTTGCATAGTTACCTGCCGTATTGCAGCAGAAGAACACAACCTAAACTTTATAGATATAGAAATTGATGATTTGGAAGATCCAGAGATTAAAGCTTTTGCCACGAAGTGGTTTTGCAGGAATAAGAGCAAAATCAATGCAGACGATTTTCTGAAGCAATTAAAGAGTAACTCGCAAATTCTAGAGCTTGCGAAAACTCCCAAACTATTAGCATTGCTATGCTTGATTTTTGAAGATCTAGGCAAATTCCCACATGATCGCTCAAGACTATACCGTGATGCTGTCAAAACCCTAGTTAAGCAAGAGAAAAGGGAAAAAAATGGCAGCACACTTTATACAGAGCTTTCAATAGGACAGAAAGAAAAATTATTTAGCTATATTGCCTACGTATCATTCGTGGAAGAAAAATATTTTTTTGACGTTGACTATGCAAAAAAAATAATTAAAAAATTCCTCATAGAATCATCTGTGCCAAATTTAGACAGACTAGATATCGATAGGTTTATGAATTATATCCAAGCTCAGAATGGGTTAATTGTAGAACGCGCACATGAAGTATATTCATTTTCCCATCTGACTTTTCATGAGTATTTTGTCTCAAGAGAAATCGTCGAAAGCACTCACAGAGAATTATTATTACTTAATCTATCTCGAAAAATCTTAGAGAGTCGTTGGAAAGAAGTTATTTTGCTCGTTTCTGAAATGATCCCAGAGATAGACACTTTTTTACTGAATATTAAGCATGTAATTGATAACTCAATATCAGAGGATCAGGATATACAGAAGTTTGTTAAATGGATATATAAAAGAGCAAGTCATGAAAGTGATTTATATAAGAAAGCAGCGATCCGGGCTTTCTACTGGGGAACGGTAGGTTATGGTTGCTGTTACGCAGAAGAAATAGCTCATGCTTTTGAACTAAATTATTCTAGTTTTTCTAATTTAGACAGCATACTGATCTTCTTACTGCTTCGTTCAAAAAGTTTAGATACTCAGGGCTTGTGGGATCTTTGGGCTGAAACTAACCTTTTCGATTATAACCGTGCTGCTTGGTCCAGGGAGTTAATTCAAGCTATTGATGTAGCCCTTTCACTTTTGTATGACCTTGATTATTCTGTATGGAGTGCTTTGCAAAAACTTAGAGAAAATCTAACTGAATTTGAATCGTCAGATAGCGATACAGTATGGGATGAGTGGTGGCAAAGCAATGGTTCGAGTTGGGTATCTAAATTGAATGTAGCTCTGACTTCATATCTTGAAGCTGATATCTATGGAATTCATAGTGGTTTTAATAATGCCCAAACAAATTCCATAATTAAATACTTGGAGGCTAATGCGATCCTTGTTGCTTGTTTAAAAAAATCGTCCGATACTAATTCTACAGTTCGAGAAGAAATTGAAAATACACTGCTGCTACCTATTATCGAGATTAAAAGCTATAAATCATTCAAGAAGAAAGATATAAAACAGTAA
- the rppA gene encoding two-component system response regulator RppA, with protein MHILLVDDEVELTKPLSRLLKREGYSVEIADNGETALKLIQDHEQQGSPYQLLILDWMLPHQSGLEICQQLRSQAITTPVLFLTAKDTLDDRVQGLDAGADDYLVKPFELRELLARVRALIRRTEQLAKSIEEDSTTQRIESEGLELDLESQVAYRGGLAIALSDKESRLLAYLMEHPQQLLTHEEIYQQLWPAGETPNSNVLAAQIRLLRRKLGSPKASALIHTIYGKGYWFSAAAP; from the coding sequence ATGCACATTCTGCTTGTCGATGATGAAGTAGAGCTGACGAAACCCCTCAGCCGCCTCCTGAAGCGGGAGGGCTATAGCGTTGAGATTGCCGATAATGGTGAGACGGCCCTAAAGCTGATCCAAGACCATGAACAGCAGGGCAGCCCTTACCAGCTACTCATTCTCGACTGGATGCTACCTCACCAGAGTGGTTTAGAGATTTGCCAGCAGTTGCGATCGCAAGCCATTACAACCCCAGTCCTGTTCTTGACTGCAAAAGATACCCTAGACGATCGCGTCCAGGGTCTTGATGCGGGGGCTGATGACTATCTCGTCAAACCCTTTGAGCTACGGGAACTCCTCGCTAGAGTGAGGGCACTGATCCGGCGCACCGAACAGCTAGCAAAATCCATTGAGGAAGACTCAACAACTCAGCGGATTGAGAGCGAAGGCTTAGAGCTAGATTTAGAGAGTCAGGTTGCCTATCGAGGGGGACTTGCGATCGCACTTTCAGATAAAGAAAGCCGGTTGCTGGCCTATCTAATGGAGCATCCCCAGCAGCTTTTGACCCATGAAGAGATCTACCAACAGCTCTGGCCTGCAGGAGAGACCCCCAACAGCAACGTCTTAGCCGCGCAAATCAGATTGCTGCGTCGCAAACTTGGAAGCCCTAAAGCCTCAGCCCTGATCCACACCATCTATGGCAAAGGATATTGGTTTAGCGCCGCAGCCCCCTAA
- a CDS encoding DUF1350 family protein yields MPNFRPISNSWVARHPSPKGVIQFIGGTLVGSYPTWFYKSLLQDLFDQEYTIVALPFRFTFRHWSVALSLLKEQQAIRQELCKISQSAGVSDQTIELYQDRTQYSWVGHSLGCKYIALLELLIEWQRDPQHLQKCINKLTANPGSQIAQIKTGYRSLIESAAQADDQPVETIIDQVSILLAPVISDTKDAIPLPFLPQLIDGLGLGATPTQEETLKLIGDNSLFNLTGLIDFQADTCAGNRNSKDKNPKTVPALLSILQDNKPLTSKNVLAGGHGRPWSPKTKEIAEIVVAQIQTLRAKAEAKEVLTSSAP; encoded by the coding sequence ATGCCTAACTTTCGCCCAATTTCTAATAGCTGGGTTGCACGACACCCCAGCCCTAAAGGGGTCATTCAATTTATTGGAGGAACACTGGTTGGGAGTTACCCTACTTGGTTCTATAAGAGCTTACTGCAGGATTTATTTGACCAGGAATATACAATCGTTGCCCTACCATTTCGCTTTACCTTTCGACACTGGTCGGTTGCCTTAAGCTTACTCAAAGAGCAGCAAGCAATACGTCAAGAACTCTGCAAAATCAGTCAATCTGCTGGAGTCTCTGATCAGACAATCGAGCTATATCAAGACCGGACCCAATATAGTTGGGTCGGCCACAGCTTAGGATGCAAGTATATTGCACTACTAGAATTGCTCATTGAGTGGCAACGCGATCCCCAACATCTCCAAAAATGCATCAATAAACTCACAGCAAATCCGGGTTCTCAGATCGCACAAATTAAGACAGGCTACCGCTCTTTGATTGAATCAGCGGCTCAAGCCGATGATCAACCTGTAGAGACAATTATCGATCAAGTTTCTATACTGCTGGCTCCAGTCATCAGTGACACGAAAGATGCGATTCCGCTTCCCTTTCTACCTCAACTTATTGATGGGCTTGGATTGGGGGCTACACCCACTCAAGAAGAGACCCTAAAACTGATTGGCGACAACAGCTTATTCAACCTCACTGGATTGATTGATTTTCAGGCCGATACTTGTGCAGGCAATCGTAACAGCAAAGACAAGAATCCAAAAACGGTACCTGCTCTACTTTCGATTCTGCAAGATAACAAACCGTTAACATCAAAAAACGTTCTTGCAGGAGGGCACGGTCGGCCTTGGTCGCCTAAAACAAAGGAGATTGCTGAAATTGTTGTCGCTCAAATTCAAACACTCCGTGCCAAAGCTGAAGCTAAAGAGGTACTCACTTCCTCGGCACCTTAG
- a CDS encoding PPC domain-containing DNA-binding protein — protein MRLAPGADVRRELLEIAKQEKISAGTVLSAVGSLSHVYLRFADAKTPTKLPGKHEVLTLSGTIGVDGVHLHMMVANQQGECKGGHLVEGCLVYTTLELVIALMPEVRFRRQVDPDTGFRELDISTNL, from the coding sequence TTGCGGCTTGCTCCTGGGGCAGATGTTCGCCGTGAGCTGCTTGAAATCGCAAAGCAAGAAAAAATCAGTGCCGGTACCGTATTGAGTGCCGTTGGCAGTTTATCCCACGTCTACTTGCGTTTTGCTGACGCCAAGACGCCTACAAAATTGCCCGGTAAGCACGAAGTCTTGACTCTATCAGGAACGATAGGAGTAGACGGCGTACATTTACATATGATGGTTGCCAATCAACAGGGCGAGTGCAAAGGCGGTCATCTTGTTGAAGGCTGTCTTGTTTATACAACGTTAGAGTTAGTGATTGCCTTGATGCCCGAAGTCAGATTCCGGCGACAAGTCGATCCAGACACCGGTTTTCGAGAACTGGATATATCCACGAACCTATAA
- a CDS encoding HAD-IA family hydrolase, with protein sequence MPHTIFLDAVGTLFGIRGTVGEIYGRFAAEAGVQVNAQQLNQAFIESFLAAPRAAFPGVKPAEIPAREFAWWQAVADQSFTKVGVIDQFANFDDFFKVLFDHFAKPDPWIVYPEVLQTLQQWKRQGIELGVISNFDTRLHSVLDVLGLAQFFTSVTISTAVGAAKPQADIFEVAIAKHKCSPEQAIHIGDSWSEDYQGAKAAGLQAVWLYRKEDSIEPERSSADSIKSLAELQFSSD encoded by the coding sequence ATGCCTCACACCATTTTTCTTGATGCCGTTGGTACGCTATTTGGCATCCGAGGGACCGTTGGTGAAATCTATGGTCGATTTGCTGCTGAGGCCGGAGTGCAGGTCAATGCACAACAACTCAATCAGGCTTTTATCGAGAGCTTCTTAGCCGCACCGCGAGCCGCATTCCCTGGAGTAAAGCCAGCAGAGATTCCGGCTCGTGAGTTTGCTTGGTGGCAGGCAGTCGCAGATCAAAGCTTTACGAAGGTGGGTGTCATTGATCAGTTTGCTAACTTTGATGATTTCTTCAAAGTTCTATTTGATCACTTTGCTAAGCCCGATCCCTGGATTGTTTATCCCGAAGTTCTGCAAACGCTGCAGCAGTGGAAGCGGCAGGGGATTGAGCTGGGCGTCATTTCTAATTTCGATACTCGGCTGCATTCCGTTCTAGACGTCCTAGGCTTGGCTCAGTTCTTCACGTCTGTGACGATCTCTACGGCGGTGGGAGCAGCAAAACCTCAGGCGGATATTTTTGAAGTTGCGATCGCAAAACACAAATGCAGCCCTGAACAAGCCATCCACATTGGCGATAGTTGGTCAGAAGACTATCAAGGGGCCAAAGCTGCGGGTCTGCAGGCCGTTTGGCTCTACCGTAAAGAAGACTCCATTGAGCCTGAGCGGTCATCGGCAGACAGCATCAAAAGTCTAGCGGAACTGCAGTTTAGCTCTGATTAG
- the thrS gene encoding threonine--tRNA ligase — MSAAEQTEQQPEKIHLPRTSESDDLKKIRHTTSHVMAMAVQKLFPGTQVTIGPWIENGFYYDFDTSAAFTEKDLKAIKKEMVKIIKKKLPVIREEVSREEAETRIKALEEPYKLEILADLQEPITLYHLGDQWWDLCAGPHVESTGDLNPRAIALESVAGAYWRGDETKAQLQRIYGTAWETPEQLTEHKRRKEEAARRDHRKVGKELGLFIFSDLVGAGLPLWTPKGTVLRSQLEDFLKGEQTKRGYLPVVTPHIARVDLFKISGHWQNYQEDMFPLMSENDEDRASEHGFVMKPMNCPFHIQIYKNELRSYRDLPIRLAEFGTVYRYEQSGELGGLTRVRGFTVDDSHLFVTPDQLDDEFLKVVDLILSVFDKLQLKNFKARLSFRDPESDKYIGSDEAWEKSQNAIRRAVETLGMDYFEGIGEAAFYGPKLDFIFQDVLDREWQLGTVQVDYNLPERFELEYVNAEGDRSRPIMIHRAPFGSLERLIGILIEEYAGDFPLWLAPEQVRLLTVSEVHLPFAQKAVEQMQAQGIRAQVDTSGERLGKKIRNAEKAKIPVMSVIGDKEVEADSLNIRTRVSGELGAMPMAEVLEKLGDAISTYSAF; from the coding sequence ATGTCCGCTGCAGAGCAAACCGAGCAACAGCCTGAAAAAATCCATCTGCCTCGCACCAGTGAGTCAGACGATCTCAAAAAGATCCGCCATACGACCTCGCACGTGATGGCGATGGCGGTGCAAAAGCTGTTCCCCGGGACGCAGGTGACGATTGGCCCCTGGATCGAGAATGGTTTTTACTACGACTTCGATACCTCTGCAGCCTTTACCGAAAAAGATCTCAAGGCGATCAAGAAAGAGATGGTGAAGATCATCAAGAAGAAGCTGCCGGTGATTCGAGAAGAGGTGAGCCGCGAAGAAGCTGAGACCCGCATCAAGGCTCTAGAGGAACCTTACAAACTAGAAATCCTCGCTGATTTACAGGAACCGATCACGCTCTATCATCTGGGCGATCAGTGGTGGGATTTGTGTGCCGGTCCCCATGTGGAAAGTACAGGCGATCTCAACCCAAGGGCGATCGCTCTCGAAAGTGTAGCGGGAGCCTACTGGAGAGGTGATGAAACCAAGGCTCAACTGCAGCGCATCTATGGCACAGCTTGGGAAACACCTGAGCAGTTAACCGAGCACAAGCGGCGTAAAGAAGAAGCAGCCCGCCGCGATCACCGCAAGGTGGGTAAAGAGCTAGGGCTGTTTATCTTTTCTGATTTAGTGGGGGCAGGACTACCGCTGTGGACTCCGAAGGGGACTGTGTTGCGATCGCAACTCGAAGACTTTCTCAAGGGCGAACAAACAAAACGCGGCTACCTCCCGGTGGTGACGCCCCATATTGCCCGCGTGGACCTGTTCAAAATCTCGGGTCACTGGCAAAACTATCAAGAAGATATGTTCCCGCTCATGAGCGAGAACGACGAGGATCGCGCCTCAGAACATGGCTTTGTCATGAAGCCCATGAACTGCCCATTCCACATTCAAATCTATAAAAATGAACTGCGTTCCTATCGAGATCTGCCGATTCGGCTGGCAGAATTCGGCACGGTCTATCGCTATGAGCAGTCCGGTGAGCTGGGCGGCCTCACGAGAGTGCGCGGCTTCACCGTTGATGACTCGCACCTCTTTGTCACGCCCGATCAGCTGGATGATGAATTTCTCAAAGTCGTTGATCTAATTCTGTCGGTGTTCGATAAGCTGCAGCTTAAGAACTTTAAGGCCCGACTGAGCTTTCGAGATCCAGAGTCAGACAAATATATTGGCTCCGATGAAGCCTGGGAGAAGTCTCAAAATGCGATCCGCCGCGCAGTAGAAACGCTGGGGATGGATTACTTTGAGGGCATTGGTGAAGCCGCTTTCTACGGCCCCAAGCTGGACTTTATCTTCCAGGATGTTTTGGATCGCGAGTGGCAGCTCGGTACCGTGCAGGTGGACTATAACCTACCGGAGCGGTTTGAGCTGGAGTACGTGAATGCAGAGGGCGATCGCAGCCGTCCGATCATGATTCATCGTGCGCCTTTCGGTTCTTTAGAGCGTTTAATCGGCATTCTGATTGAAGAGTATGCTGGGGACTTTCCGCTGTGGCTAGCGCCTGAGCAGGTACGTTTGCTAACGGTGAGTGAGGTTCACTTGCCCTTTGCTCAGAAAGCTGTGGAGCAAATGCAGGCGCAGGGGATTCGAGCGCAGGTGGATACGTCCGGCGAACGCTTGGGCAAGAAGATCCGTAATGCGGAGAAAGCGAAGATTCCGGTGATGTCGGTGATTGGCGACAAGGAGGTGGAAGCCGACAGCCTTAATATTCGGACTCGAGTGTCGGGTGAGTTAGGGGCGATGCCGATGGCTGAAGTGCTGGAGAAACTGGGGGATGCGATCTCAACCTATTCGGCGTTTTAG
- a CDS encoding HepT-like ribonuclease domain-containing protein has translation MSRSVQLYLEDICASCTKVQRYTLNMTFEGFIEDERTYDAVVRNLQIIGEAVKKIPPDIREQYPTVEWRKIAGLRDILAHAYFSLEDETLWDVVLNKVPELFEQIQLVIQEN, from the coding sequence GTGTCGCGTAGTGTTCAGCTTTACCTTGAAGATATTTGCGCAAGTTGCACTAAAGTACAGCGCTACACTCTAAATATGACTTTTGAAGGCTTTATAGAAGACGAACGGACTTATGATGCAGTTGTTCGCAACTTACAAATTATCGGCGAAGCCGTCAAGAAAATTCCTCCTGATATTCGCGAACAGTATCCAACCGTGGAGTGGAGGAAGATTGCTGGTCTTCGCGATATTTTAGCCCATGCCTACTTTAGTCTTGAAGACGAGACACTTTGGGATGTTGTGCTGAATAAAGTACCAGAACTATTCGAGCAAATTCAGCTCGTTATCCAAGAAAATTAA